A single window of Micromonas commoda chromosome 6, complete sequence DNA harbors:
- a CDS encoding predicted protein, which produces MAEIAAEGEPTTSAGHPETQSPEPGAKGGVVPRTPRASARNVAPTSAYRDVLRREWDPRHRLRPRLGHSHFVKNLRLVQRLDRHAGCVNTVAWSEDASLLLSGSDDLCVCVWSVGTSFPCLGTVYTGHNHNIFSAEFVPGTRGGRCVTTAGDGDVRVVDLIRGFQSARGRGDPRDRPGGRSPFRTRRFGFDDDNAADDGAARSLFAGRPTDPNEIGDVMGMKVRFVPGAPDVLLATHQDGRVRRFDLRLAPRATGDVVVDLSVQGGCSDLAFDPSSPSLFALGCDDPFVRVFDVRHLAETARDVSAARRARSPSEREHADLIPVVAKYSPGKSHGFNSRSLRFDGVSGLAYGKRGELAVTYRGEHLYVIDQRAYESRRLASVGDGHGNGHGNGHGGHGAAGAGTEWGSLFGAGGSPPPAGSESPEFGYASPDTSGLRSGGSDSDSGSDAGAESDSDAENGAAGARRSVSVPRDRVLSPRPHQPSEAGWDLFDDDPTHRPMERDDSAVRRYVGHRNVKTFLKSVAFMCDDAYVSTGSDCGGMFVWDARTCELVLKVQADSQVVNNVCPHPSLPMVVTSGIDDCMRVWEGGDGRHLIDLPERYPDDDDDDDFDDDDYDDLDEMDAWGDDGEYRPGVVAYASDAEISSSDDDDEENESDHVHDPEEEGDGEEEEKAEPFGAFARAEAVGSESDERRSAEREETEG; this is translated from the exons atggccgaaatcgcggcggagggcgaacCGACCACCTCCGCCGGCCACCCCGAGACGCAGTCCCCGGAACCGGGAGCGAAGGGCGGGGTTGTCCCGAggaccccgcgggcgtcggcgcgaaacgtggcgccgacgtcggcgtatCGCGACGTTCTCCGGCGCGAGTGGGACCCGCGCCACAGGCTACGACCCAGGTTGGGCCACTCGCACTTCGTCAAGAACCTTCGCCTGGTCCAGCGCCTGGACAGGCACGCCGGATGCGTCAACACCGTGGCGTGGAGCGAAGATGCGTCGCTCCTGCTCTCCGGCAGCGACGACCTGTGCGTGTGCGTGTGGAGCGTCGGCACGTCGTTCCCGTGCCTCGGAACCGTGTACACGGGCCACAACCACAACATATTCAGCGCGGAGTTCGTGCCGGGCACGCGAGGCGGCCGGTGCGTcaccaccgccggcgacggagacgtgcgcgtcgtcgacctcATTCGGGGATTCCAATCCGCGCGGGGCCGAGGCGACCCCCGAGATCGCCCAGGCGGACGGAGCCCCTTTCGAACCCGCCGCTtcggcttcgacgacgacaacgccgccgacgacggcgccgccaggTCCCTCTTCGCGGGCAGGCCGACGGACCCGAACGAGATCGGCGACGTCATGGGCATGAAGGTTCGATTCGTCccgggcgcgcccgacgtCTTACTCGCCACGCATCAGGACGGCCGGGTCAGACGGTTCGACCTGCGCCTAGCTCCTCGGgccaccggcgacgtcgtcgtggatCTCAGCGTCCAGGGCGGCTGCAGCGACCTCGCCTTCgatccgtcctcgccgtcgctcttCGCGCTGGGATGCGACGATCCGTTCGTTCGAGTGTTCGACGTGAGACAcctcgcggagacggcgcgggacgtctcggccgcgcgtcgcgcgagatCGCCCAGCGAGCGCGAACACGCGGACCTCATACCCGTCGTGGCGAAGTACTCCCCGGGTAAGTCCCACGGGTTCAACAGCAGGTCGCTGAGGTTCGACGGCGTATCGGGGCTGGCGTACGGTAAACGGGGCGAACTCGCCGTGACGTACCGGGGGGAGCACCTGTACGTCATCGACCAGCGCGCGTACGAGTCGAGACGTTTGGCGTCAGTCGGGGACGGTCACGGAAACGGTCACGGAAACGGTCACGGCGGGCACGGAGCGGCGGGCGCAGGGACGGAGTGGGGGTCGCTGTTTGGCGCCGggggttcgccgccgcccgcgggttcgGAGTCCCCGGAGTTTGGCTACGCGTCCCCGGACACGTCCGGGCTCAGATCGGGAGGATCGGATTCGGACTCGGGTTCCGACGCAGGTGCCGAGtccgactccgacgccgagaacggggcggcgggcgcgaggaggagcgtgTCGGTGCCGCGGGACAGGGTGTTGAGCCCCCGCCCGCACCAACCCTCCGAGGCTGGGTGGGACCTCTTCGACGATGACCCGACGCACCGACCGATGGAACGCGACGATTCCGCGGTGCGTCGGTACGTCGGGCACAGGAACGTGAAGACCTTCTTGAAATCCGTCGCGTTCatgtgcgacgacgcgtacgTGTCGACGGGGAGCGACTGCGGCGGGATGTTCGTGTGGGACGCGCGCACGTGCGAGCTGGTGCTCAAGGTGCAGGCGGATTCGCAGGTTGTCAACAACGTGTGCCCCCACCCCAGTTTGCCCATGGTGGTCACCAGCGGCATAGACGACTGCATGCGGGTGTGGGAGGGCGGAGACGGGAGGCATCTGATCGACCTGCCTGAGAGGtacccggacgacgacgacgacgacgacttcgacgacgacgactacgacGACTTGGACGAGATGGACGCctggggcgacgacggggaatACCggccgggcgtcgtcgcgtacgcgagcgacgcggagatctcctcttccgacgacgacgacgaggagaacgaGTCCGATCACGTCCACgacccggaggaggagggggatGGGGAAGAGGAGGAAAAGGCGGAGCCGTTTGGGGCGttcgcgcgagccgaggcgGTTGGGTCAGAGTCGGATGAGCGACGATCGG CCGAGCGCGAAGAAACAGAGGGCTGA
- a CDS encoding predicted protein, with protein MSTPAQVDVQIKAIYGQIDAGFADKKKLEGDPAEATAFVKTLTKKMAESKSLIKEYERVSQEDPSVDPEHTAQRKREMVKQLNDYVQRKKAAQADIAARQEQLEAAAGASPAPGAKKKGDPKPDPFAAARDAAEREKQNPFSSSGAASTSSEPAVAGAADAGAGGGSKFSKFSKGSKGGAAAAAAQSEIVAPGEIELQGMQTEELLVYGRDKIKDTDAIIDRSKATVARTIELGTQTAEQLRNQTQQMEKVVDDLDEIHFSLKKSMKVIKDLTRGLATDKCILTLLFIVVMGVVAIIAVKMAGLDKDDEVAKVRRLYSRRLLLEPEDVFHRETAHEPWRGTTHRHRH; from the exons ATGTCCACGCCGGCCCAGGTGGACGTCCAGATCAAGGCGATCTACGGCCAGATAGA TGCGGGATTCGCGGACAAGAAAAAACTGGAGGGCGaccccgcggaggcgaccgcgTTCGTCAAGACCCTCACCAAGAAGATGGCCGAGTCGAAGTCCCTCATTAAGGAGTACGAGCGCGTGAGCCAGGAGGACCCTTCCGTCGACCCCGAGCACACGGCGCAGCGCAAGCGCGAGATGGTCAAGCAGCTGAACGATTACGTCCAGcggaagaaggcggcgcaggcggacatcgccgcgaggcaggAGCAGctggaagccgcggcgggcgcgtcgccagcgccgggtGCCAAGAAAAAAGGGGATCCCAAGCCGGACCcattcgccgccgcgagggacgcggcggaacgGGAGAAGCAGAACCCtttctcgtcgtcgggcgcggcgtcgacgtcgtcggagccggcggtggccggggcggcggacgccggcgcgggcggggggtcCAAGTTTTCGAAGTTTTCGAAGGGTTCCAAgggtggcgcggcggcggcggcggcgcagtcggAGATTGTCGCACCCGGCGAGATCGAGCTGCAGGGGATGCAGACGGAGGAGCTCCTGGTGTACGGCCGGGATAAGATCAAGGACACCGATGCCATCATCGACCGTAGCAAGGCGACCGTCGCGAGGACCATCGAGCTGGGCACGCAGACCGCTGAACAGCTTCGGAATCAGACGCAGCAGATGGAAAAGGTGgtggacgacctcgacgagatTCACTTCTCCTTGAAGAAGAGCATGAAGGTCATCAAGGACCTGACGCGGGGTTTGGCGACGGATAAGTGCATCCTCACCTTACTCTTCATCGTCGTCATGGGCGTCGTGGCGATCATCGCGGTGAAGATGGCGGGTCTGgacaaggacgacgaggttgCGAAAGTCAGGCGGTTGTACTCCAGGAGGCTGCTGCTGGAACCCGAAGACGTCTTCCACCGCGAGACGGCGCACGAGCCGTGGCGGGGTACGAcgcatcgtcatcgtcattAG
- a CDS encoding predicted protein, which translates to MSALSFSAAVAARPALVGDKTRASSRVNKETRAIGGFGPNMPADEYRKKMEAKKKLIEENKKKAAAKKAGGKPAAKGAKGAAAKPEKKGFFGFGK; encoded by the coding sequence ATGTCCGCCCTCTctttctccgccgccgtcgccgcgcgccccgccctcgtcggcgacaaGACCCGCGCATCCTCCCGGGTGAACAAGGAGACCCGCGCCATCGGCGGGTTCGGTCCCAACATGCCCGCGGACGAGTACAGGAAGAAGATGGAggccaagaagaagctcatcgaggagaacaagaagaaggccgccgcgaagaaggctggCGGCAAGCCCGCGGCTAAGGGAGCCAAGGGCGCCGCTGCTAAGCCCGAGAAGAAGGGATTCTTCGGCTTCGGCAAGTAA
- a CDS encoding predicted protein, with protein sequence MALMTTRMMVRNGAECLGRSAPSLRSVLRCAPSTQRATLASPGAPTPVRLGVGGAGRSMVSIRASSVTTTADTAAATSASAPFKRHERIAAIKGKDQGKSRVGDTVQLRGWVRTVRAQKDLSFIEVNDGSSLSGIQAVVNGDVPGREHLDAGDITTGAAVVIKGIVVESPGGKQAVEVAVESIKLIGGADASTFPLQKKRHTLEYLRSIAHLRPRTNTIGAVTRVRNQLAYATHTFFQQHGFQYVNTPIVTASDCEGAGEQFQVTTLINGIDGPSVASAQSNVASEADITAAKAAAAEQGVVVKTLKDAKKEGKATKEEVDEAVAELLALKAKAESLENSPAAAAAGGDIPRDAAGAVDYGKDFFGKPSYLTVSGQLNAEIYACAMRDVYTFGPTFRAENSNTSRHLAEFWMVEPELAFADLQDDMDCAEAYLKHCLTHVLEHCDEDLEFFEKNISKDNLRERLRGVATSDFARITYTEAVDHVLKAKKKFEFPVEWGCDLQSEHERYLTEEVFKNRPVIVRDYPKAVKAFYMRENDDGKTVAAMDVLVPKVGELMGGSQREERLDVLERRIEEVGLEKESYWWYLDLRRYGSVPHAGFGLGFERLVQYVTGVENIRDVIPFPRYPGSAEF encoded by the exons ATGGCTCTAATGACCACCCGCATGATGGTGCGCAACGGCGCGGAGTGCCTCGGGCGCTCCGCCCCGTCGCTCCGCTCCGTGCTGCGATGCGCCCCCTCGACGCAGAGGGCAACGCTCGCGAGCCCgggcgccccgacgccggtgaggctcggggtcggcggcgccgggcgctcgATGGTCTCGAttcgcgcgagctccgtcaccaccaccgcggataccgccgcggcgacgtccgcgtcggcgccgttcaagcgccacgagcgcatcgccgccatcaAG GGCAAGGACCAGGGCAAatcccgcgtcggcgataCCGTGCAGCTCCGCGGCTGGGTCCGCACCGTCCGCGCGCAGAAGGACCTCTCGTTTATCGAGGTGAACGACGGCTCGTCGCTGAGCGGCATCCAGGCGGTGGTGAACGGAGACGTGCCCGggcgcgagcacctcgacgcgggcgacatcaccaccggcgccgcggtggtcatCAAGGGTATCGTGGTGGAATCTCCGGGCGGTAAGCaggcggtggaggtggcCGTCGAGTCCATCAAGCTCATCGGAGgagccgacgcgtccaccttcCCCCTGCAGAAGAAGAGGCACACCCTCGAGTACCTCCGCAGCATCGCGCACCTCAGGCCGAGGACCAACACCATCGGCGCGGTCACCCGCGTCAGGAACCAGCTCGCGTACGCCACGCACACCTTCTTCCAGCAGCACGGCTTCCAGTACGTCAACACCCCGatcgtcaccgcgtccgaCTGCGAGGGTGCCGGCGAGCAGTTCCAGGTCACCACGCTCATCAACGGAATAGACGGGCCaagcgtcgcctccgcccaatcgaacgtcgcgtccgaggctgacatcaccgccgccaaggccgccgccgcggagcagggcgtcgtcgtcaagaCCCTCAAGGATGCCAAGAAGGAGGGCAAggcgacgaaggaggaggtggacgaagccgtcgccgagctcctcgcgctaaaggcgaaggcggagtCCCTCGAGAAttctcccgcggcggcggcggcgggcggcgacatcccccgcgacgccgccggcgccgtggactACGGCAAGGACTTCTTCGGCAAACCCTCCTACCTGACCGTGTCCGGCCAGCTCAACGCCGAGATTTACGCGTGCGCCATGAGGGACGTCTACACGTTTGGGCCGACGTTCAGAGCCGAGAACTCCAACACCAgccgccacctcgccgaGTTTTGGATGgtcgagcccgagctcgcgttcgcggaccTTCAGGACGACATGGACTGCGCCGAGGCGTACCTCAAGCACTGCCTGACGCACGTGCTGGAGCACTGCGACGAGGACCTGGAGTTTTTCGAGAAGAACATCTCGAAGGAtaacctccgcgagcgccttcgcggcgtcgccacctccgACTTTGCCAGGATCACCTACACGGAGGCTGTCGACCACGTTctcaaggcgaagaagaagttCGAGTTCCCCGTGGAGTGGGGGTGCGACCTTCAGAGCGAGCACGAGCGGTACCTCACCGAGGAGGTCTTCAAGAACCGCcccgtcatcgtccgcgATTACCCCAAGGCGGTCAAGGCGTTTTACATGCGCgaaaacgacgacggcaagaCGGTGGCCGCGATGGATGTGCTCGTGCCCAAGGTGGGCGAGCTCATGGGCGGGTCGCAGAgggaggagcgcctcgacgtgcTCGAGCGCAGGATCGAAGAGGTCGGCCTGGAGAAGGAGAGCTACTGGTGGTACCTCGATCTTCGCAGGTACGGGAGCGTCCCCCACGCGGGCTTCGGCCTCGGGTTTGAGCGGCTGGTGCAGTACGTCACCGGCGTGGAGAACATTCGGGACGTGATCCCGTTCCCGAGGTACCCGGGCAGCGCGGAGTTCTGA